From one Neovison vison isolate M4711 chromosome 1, ASM_NN_V1, whole genome shotgun sequence genomic stretch:
- the DEF6 gene encoding differentially expressed in FDCP 6 homolog isoform X2, with product MPYLNKYILDKVEEGAFVKEHFDELCWTLTAKKNYRVDSNGNSMLSNEDAFRLWCLFNFLSEDKYPLIMVPDEVEYLLKKVLSSMSLEVGLGELEELLAQEAQAAQTTGGLSVWQFLELFNSGRCLRGVGRDTLSMAIHEVYQELIQDVLKQGYLWKRGHLRRNWAERWFQLQPSSLCYFGSEECKEKRGTIPLDAQCCVEVLPDREGKRCMFCVKTATRTYEMSASDTRQRQEWTAAIQTAIRLQAEGKTSLHKDLKQKRREQREQRERRRAAKEEELLRLQQLQEEKERKLQELELLQEAQRQAERLLQEEEERRRSQHRELQQALEGQLREAEQARASMQAEMELKKEEAARQRQRIQELEEMQQRLEEALHLEVKARRDEEAVRLAQTRLLEEEEEKLKQLLQLKEEQERYIERAQQEKQELQQEMALQSRSLQQAQQQLEEVRQNRQRADEDVEAAQRKLRQASTNVKHWNVQMNRLMHPIEPGDKRPTTSSSFTGFQPHLLARRDSSLKRLTRWGSQGTRTPSPSSGEQQKSLNGGDEAPISASTPQEDKLDPAPEN from the exons ATGCCTTACCTCAACAAGTACATTCTGGACAAG GTGGAAGAGGGGGCTTTCGTTAAGGAACACTTTGATGAGCTCTGCTGGACCCTGACGGCCAAGAAGAACTACCGGGTGGACAGCAATGGGAACAGCATGCTCTCCAATGAGGATGCCTTCCGCCTCTGGTGCCTCTTCAACTTCCTGTCCGAGGACAAGTACCCTCTGATCATGGTTCCTGATGAG GTGGAATATTTGCTGAAGAAGGTGCTCAGCAGCATGAGCTTGGAGGTGGGCTTGGGTGAGCTGGAGGAGCTGTTGGCCCAGGAAGCCCAGGCCGCCCAGACCACTGGAGGGCTCAGCGTCTGGCAGTTCCTAGAGCTCTTCAACTCGGGGCGCTGTCTCCGAGGTGTGGGGCGGGACACCCTCAGCATGGCCATCCACGAAGTCTACCAGGAGCTCATCCAAGATGTCCTGAAGCAG GGCTACCTGTGGAAGCGAGGGCACCTGCGGAGGAACTGGGCAGAACGCTGGTTCCAGCTACAGCCCAGCTCCCTCTGCTATTTCGGGAGTGAAGAGTGCAAGGAGAAGAGGGGTACCATCCCGCTGGATGCACAATGCTGCGTGGAG GTGCTGCCAGACCGAGAGGGGAAGCGCTGCATGTTCTGTGTGAAGACAGCCACCCGCACGTACGAGATGAGCGCCTCAGACACGCGCCAGCGCCAGGAATGGACAGCTG CCATCCAGACCGCGATCCGGCTGCAGGCCGAGGGGAAGACGTCGTTGCACAAGGACCTGAAGCAGAAGAGACGTGAGCAGCGGGAGCAGCGGGAGCGACGCCGAGCGGCCAAGGAGGAGGAGCTGCTGCGCTTGCAGCAGctgcaggaggagaaggagcggAAGCTGCAGGAGCTGGAGCTGCTGCAGGAGGCGCAGAGGCAGGCCGAGCGCCTGcttcaggaggaggaggagcgacGCCGCAGCCAGCACCGGGAGCTGCAGCAGGCGCTGGAGGGCCAACTGCGCGAGGCGGAGCAG GCCCGGGCCTCCATGCAGGCTGAAATGGAACTGAAGAAGGAGGAGGCTGCCCGGCAGCGGCAGCGGATCCAGGAGCTGGAAGAGATGCAGCAGAGGCTCGAGGAGGCCTTGCACCTGGAGGTGAAAGCTCGGCGGGACGAGGAGGCCGTGCGCCTCGCCCAGACCAG ACtgctagaggaggaggaggagaaactgAAGCAGCTGCTGCAGCTGAAGGAGGAGCAGGAGCGCTACATCGAGCGGGCGCAGCAGGAGAAGCAAGAGCTGCAGCAGGAGATGGCGCTGCAGAGCCGTTCCCTGCAGCAAGCCCAGCAGCAACTGGAGGAGGTGCGGCAGAACCGGCAGAGGGCCGACGAGGACGTGGAG GCTGCCCAGCGGAAGTTGCGGCAGGCCAGCACCAACGTGAAACACTGGAATGTTCAGATGAACCGGCTCATGCATCCAATTGAGCCTGGAG ATAAGCGTCCCACCACCAGTAGCTCCTTCACAGGCTTCCAGCCGCATCTACTTGCCCGCCGTGACTCCTCCCTAAAGCGCCTGACCCGCTGGGGATCCCAGGGCACCCGGACCCCCTCGCCCAGCAGCGGTGAGCAGCAGAAGTCCCTCAACGGTGGGGACGAGGCGCCTATTTCAGCTTCCACCCCTCAGGAAGATAAACTGGACCCAGCACCAGAAAATTAG
- the DEF6 gene encoding differentially expressed in FDCP 6 homolog isoform X1, with protein MALRKELLKSIWYAFTALDVEKSGKVSKSQLKVLSHNLYTVLHIPHDPVALEEHFRDDDDGPVSSQGYMPYLNKYILDKVEEGAFVKEHFDELCWTLTAKKNYRVDSNGNSMLSNEDAFRLWCLFNFLSEDKYPLIMVPDEVEYLLKKVLSSMSLEVGLGELEELLAQEAQAAQTTGGLSVWQFLELFNSGRCLRGVGRDTLSMAIHEVYQELIQDVLKQGYLWKRGHLRRNWAERWFQLQPSSLCYFGSEECKEKRGTIPLDAQCCVEVLPDREGKRCMFCVKTATRTYEMSASDTRQRQEWTAAIQTAIRLQAEGKTSLHKDLKQKRREQREQRERRRAAKEEELLRLQQLQEEKERKLQELELLQEAQRQAERLLQEEEERRRSQHRELQQALEGQLREAEQARASMQAEMELKKEEAARQRQRIQELEEMQQRLEEALHLEVKARRDEEAVRLAQTRLLEEEEEKLKQLLQLKEEQERYIERAQQEKQELQQEMALQSRSLQQAQQQLEEVRQNRQRADEDVEAAQRKLRQASTNVKHWNVQMNRLMHPIEPGDKRPTTSSSFTGFQPHLLARRDSSLKRLTRWGSQGTRTPSPSSGEQQKSLNGGDEAPISASTPQEDKLDPAPEN; from the exons ATGGCCCTGCGCAAGGAGCTGCTCAAGTCCATCTGGTACGCCTTCACTGCTCTGGACGTGGAGAAGAGCGGCAAGGTCTCCAAGTCCCAGCTCAAG GTGCTGTCCCACAACCTGTACACGGTCCTTCACATCCCCCACGACCCCGTGGCTCTGGAGGAGCACTTCCGGGATGATGACGACGGCCCTGTGTCCAGCCAGGGATACATGCCTTACCTCAACAAGTACATTCTGGACAAG GTGGAAGAGGGGGCTTTCGTTAAGGAACACTTTGATGAGCTCTGCTGGACCCTGACGGCCAAGAAGAACTACCGGGTGGACAGCAATGGGAACAGCATGCTCTCCAATGAGGATGCCTTCCGCCTCTGGTGCCTCTTCAACTTCCTGTCCGAGGACAAGTACCCTCTGATCATGGTTCCTGATGAG GTGGAATATTTGCTGAAGAAGGTGCTCAGCAGCATGAGCTTGGAGGTGGGCTTGGGTGAGCTGGAGGAGCTGTTGGCCCAGGAAGCCCAGGCCGCCCAGACCACTGGAGGGCTCAGCGTCTGGCAGTTCCTAGAGCTCTTCAACTCGGGGCGCTGTCTCCGAGGTGTGGGGCGGGACACCCTCAGCATGGCCATCCACGAAGTCTACCAGGAGCTCATCCAAGATGTCCTGAAGCAG GGCTACCTGTGGAAGCGAGGGCACCTGCGGAGGAACTGGGCAGAACGCTGGTTCCAGCTACAGCCCAGCTCCCTCTGCTATTTCGGGAGTGAAGAGTGCAAGGAGAAGAGGGGTACCATCCCGCTGGATGCACAATGCTGCGTGGAG GTGCTGCCAGACCGAGAGGGGAAGCGCTGCATGTTCTGTGTGAAGACAGCCACCCGCACGTACGAGATGAGCGCCTCAGACACGCGCCAGCGCCAGGAATGGACAGCTG CCATCCAGACCGCGATCCGGCTGCAGGCCGAGGGGAAGACGTCGTTGCACAAGGACCTGAAGCAGAAGAGACGTGAGCAGCGGGAGCAGCGGGAGCGACGCCGAGCGGCCAAGGAGGAGGAGCTGCTGCGCTTGCAGCAGctgcaggaggagaaggagcggAAGCTGCAGGAGCTGGAGCTGCTGCAGGAGGCGCAGAGGCAGGCCGAGCGCCTGcttcaggaggaggaggagcgacGCCGCAGCCAGCACCGGGAGCTGCAGCAGGCGCTGGAGGGCCAACTGCGCGAGGCGGAGCAG GCCCGGGCCTCCATGCAGGCTGAAATGGAACTGAAGAAGGAGGAGGCTGCCCGGCAGCGGCAGCGGATCCAGGAGCTGGAAGAGATGCAGCAGAGGCTCGAGGAGGCCTTGCACCTGGAGGTGAAAGCTCGGCGGGACGAGGAGGCCGTGCGCCTCGCCCAGACCAG ACtgctagaggaggaggaggagaaactgAAGCAGCTGCTGCAGCTGAAGGAGGAGCAGGAGCGCTACATCGAGCGGGCGCAGCAGGAGAAGCAAGAGCTGCAGCAGGAGATGGCGCTGCAGAGCCGTTCCCTGCAGCAAGCCCAGCAGCAACTGGAGGAGGTGCGGCAGAACCGGCAGAGGGCCGACGAGGACGTGGAG GCTGCCCAGCGGAAGTTGCGGCAGGCCAGCACCAACGTGAAACACTGGAATGTTCAGATGAACCGGCTCATGCATCCAATTGAGCCTGGAG ATAAGCGTCCCACCACCAGTAGCTCCTTCACAGGCTTCCAGCCGCATCTACTTGCCCGCCGTGACTCCTCCCTAAAGCGCCTGACCCGCTGGGGATCCCAGGGCACCCGGACCCCCTCGCCCAGCAGCGGTGAGCAGCAGAAGTCCCTCAACGGTGGGGACGAGGCGCCTATTTCAGCTTCCACCCCTCAGGAAGATAAACTGGACCCAGCACCAGAAAATTAG
- the ZNF76 gene encoding zinc finger protein 76 isoform X2 — MESLGLQTVTLSDGTTAYVQQAVKGEKLLEGQVIQLEDGTTAYIHQVTVQKEALSFEDGQPVQLEDGSMAYIHRTPKEGYDPSALEAVQLEDGSTAYIHHPVAVPADSAILAVQTEVGLEDLATEDDEGFTADTVVALEQYASKVLHDSQVPHNGKGQQVGDRAFRCGYKGCGRLYTTAHHLKVHERAHTGDRPYRCDFPSCGKAFATGYGLKSHVRTHTGEKPYKCPEELCSKAFKTSGDLQKHVRTHTGERPFRCPFEGCGRSFTTSNIRKVHVRTHTGERPYTCPEPHCGRGFTSATNYKNHVRIHTGEKPYVCTVPGCGKRFTEYSSLYKHHVVHTHCKPYTCSACGKTYRQTSTLAMHKRSAHGELEATEESEQALYEQQQLDAACAAEESPPPKRSRVAYLSEVKEEGDDLPAQVAMVTEEDGAPQVALITQDGAQQVTIITSGAVVADDSSVGSLHHQQVALLATANGTHIAVQLEEQQTLEEAISVATAAMQQGAVTLEATESENGC; from the exons AAGCTCTCTCCTTCGAGGATGGACAGCCTGTACAGCTGGAAGATGGCAGCATGGCCTACATACACCGCACACCCAAAG AGGGCTATGACCCCAGCGCCCTGGAAGCCGTCCAACTGGAAGACGGCTCCACTGCCTACATTCACCACCCCGTGGCTGTGCCAGCAGACAGCGCCATCCTGGCCGTGCAGACGGAGGTGGGCTTGGAGGACCTGGCCACAGAGGATGATGAGGGCTTCACTGCAGACACGGTGGTGGCCCTGGAGCAGTATGCCAGCAAG gtccTGCATGACAGCCAGGTTCCCCATAATGGCAAAGGACAGCAGGTCGGGGACAGAGCATTCCGCTGTGGCTACAAAGGCTGTGGGCGTCTCTACACCACTGCTCATCACTTAAAG GTGCACGAAAGAGCTCATACGGGTGACCGTCCTTATAGGTGTGATTTCCCCAGCTGTGGAAAGGCCTTTGCCACAG GATATGGGCTGAAGAGCCATGTGCGCACCCACACTGGTGAAAAGCCATATAAGTGCCCAGAGGAGCTGTGCAGCAAGGCCTTCAAGACCTCAGGAGACCTGCAGAAGCACGTCCGGACCCACACCG GTGAACGCCCATTCCGGTGCCCCTTCGAGGGCTGCGGCCGCTCCTTCACCACATCGAACATCCGTAAAGTACACGTGCGCACCCACACAGGCGAGCGGCCCTACACCTGCCCGGAGCCGCACTGTGGCCGCGGCTTCACCAGCGCCACCAACTACAAGAACCACGTGCGCATCCATACAG GGGAGAAGCCATACGTGTGCACGGTGCCAGGCTGCGGGAAGCGCTTCACCGAGTACTCGAGCCTGTACAAGCACCATGTGGTACACACGCACTGCAAGCCGTATACATGTAGCGCCTGTGGCAAGACCTACCGGCAGACCTCCACACTGGCCATGCACAAGCGCAGCGCCCACGGTGAGCTCGAGGCCACAGAGGAGAGTGAGCAGGCCCTGTACGAGCAGCAGCAGCTCGACG CCGCCTGCGCCGCCGAGGAGAGTCCACCACCCAAACGCTCCCGAGTTGCCTACCTCTCAGAGGTGAAGGAAGAGGGTGATGACCTGCCAGCCCAGGTGGCCATGGTGACCGAGGAggacggagccccccaggtggcTCTGATCACTCAGGATGGCGCCCAGCAG GTTACAATCATTACCTCTGGGGCAGTCGTGGCCGACGACTCAAGTGTAGGATCCCTCCATCACCAACAGGTGGCACTGTTGGCCACAGCCAACGGAACGCACATTGCCGTGCAG CTAGAGGAGCAGCAGACCTTAGAAGAGGCCATCAGCGTGGCCACTGCTGCCATGCAGCAAGGGGCCGTGACCCTGGAGGCCACAGAGTCAGAGAATGGCTGCTGA
- the ZNF76 gene encoding zinc finger protein 76 isoform X1 — protein sequence MESLGLQTVTLSDGTTAYVQQAVKGEKLLEGQVIQLEDGTTAYIHQVTVQKEALSFEDGQPVQLEDGSMAYIHRTPKEGYDPSALEAVQLEDGSTAYIHHPVAVPADSAILAVQTEVGLEDLATEDDEGFTADTVVALEQYASKVLHDSQVPHNGKGQQVGDRAFRCGYKGCGRLYTTAHHLKVHERAHTGDRPYRCDFPSCGKAFATGYGLKSHVRTHTGEKPYKCPEELCSKAFKTSGDLQKHVRTHTGERPFRCPFEGCGRSFTTSNIRKVHVRTHTGERPYTCPEPHCGRGFTSATNYKNHVRIHTGEKPYVCTVPGCGKRFTEYSSLYKHHVVHTHCKPYTCSACGKTYRQTSTLAMHKRSAHGELEATEESEQALYEQQQLDAACAAEESPPPKRSRVAYLSEVKEEGDDLPAQVAMVTEEDGAPQVALITQDGAQQVSLSPEDLQALGSAISMVTQHSSTTLTIPSEDDDLATAGTHTVTMVSADGTQTQPVTIITSGAVVADDSSVGSLHHQQVALLATANGTHIAVQLEEQQTLEEAISVATAAMQQGAVTLEATESENGC from the exons AAGCTCTCTCCTTCGAGGATGGACAGCCTGTACAGCTGGAAGATGGCAGCATGGCCTACATACACCGCACACCCAAAG AGGGCTATGACCCCAGCGCCCTGGAAGCCGTCCAACTGGAAGACGGCTCCACTGCCTACATTCACCACCCCGTGGCTGTGCCAGCAGACAGCGCCATCCTGGCCGTGCAGACGGAGGTGGGCTTGGAGGACCTGGCCACAGAGGATGATGAGGGCTTCACTGCAGACACGGTGGTGGCCCTGGAGCAGTATGCCAGCAAG gtccTGCATGACAGCCAGGTTCCCCATAATGGCAAAGGACAGCAGGTCGGGGACAGAGCATTCCGCTGTGGCTACAAAGGCTGTGGGCGTCTCTACACCACTGCTCATCACTTAAAG GTGCACGAAAGAGCTCATACGGGTGACCGTCCTTATAGGTGTGATTTCCCCAGCTGTGGAAAGGCCTTTGCCACAG GATATGGGCTGAAGAGCCATGTGCGCACCCACACTGGTGAAAAGCCATATAAGTGCCCAGAGGAGCTGTGCAGCAAGGCCTTCAAGACCTCAGGAGACCTGCAGAAGCACGTCCGGACCCACACCG GTGAACGCCCATTCCGGTGCCCCTTCGAGGGCTGCGGCCGCTCCTTCACCACATCGAACATCCGTAAAGTACACGTGCGCACCCACACAGGCGAGCGGCCCTACACCTGCCCGGAGCCGCACTGTGGCCGCGGCTTCACCAGCGCCACCAACTACAAGAACCACGTGCGCATCCATACAG GGGAGAAGCCATACGTGTGCACGGTGCCAGGCTGCGGGAAGCGCTTCACCGAGTACTCGAGCCTGTACAAGCACCATGTGGTACACACGCACTGCAAGCCGTATACATGTAGCGCCTGTGGCAAGACCTACCGGCAGACCTCCACACTGGCCATGCACAAGCGCAGCGCCCACGGTGAGCTCGAGGCCACAGAGGAGAGTGAGCAGGCCCTGTACGAGCAGCAGCAGCTCGACG CCGCCTGCGCCGCCGAGGAGAGTCCACCACCCAAACGCTCCCGAGTTGCCTACCTCTCAGAGGTGAAGGAAGAGGGTGATGACCTGCCAGCCCAGGTGGCCATGGTGACCGAGGAggacggagccccccaggtggcTCTGATCACTCAGGATGGCGCCCAGCAG GTCAGCCTGTCCCCGGAAGACCTTCAGGCCCTGGGGAGTGCTATCAGCATGGTGACCCAGCACAGCAGCACCACCCTCACCATACCCAGTGAGGACGATGACCTTGCCACAGCTGGCACACATACGGTCACCATGGTCAGCGCTGATGGCACGCAGACGCAGCCC GTTACAATCATTACCTCTGGGGCAGTCGTGGCCGACGACTCAAGTGTAGGATCCCTCCATCACCAACAGGTGGCACTGTTGGCCACAGCCAACGGAACGCACATTGCCGTGCAG CTAGAGGAGCAGCAGACCTTAGAAGAGGCCATCAGCGTGGCCACTGCTGCCATGCAGCAAGGGGCCGTGACCCTGGAGGCCACAGAGTCAGAGAATGGCTGCTGA